Within Cellulophaga sp. L1A9, the genomic segment AGCTGAAATTATGCAGCAATTAAAGTAAGTACACCTTGTCGCTATTGGTTTTAAATTCTACTTGTATTTGCTCGTGTAAAGAAGTTGATAGCGATATTCCTTTATAATCTGCCTTGACAGGGTATTTTTTATGGTTTCTATTGACGAGTACTGCTGTTTTTAACTGTTTTAGAGGAACACGTAAAAAATGATGAACACCATAAATAAGTGTAGTGCCTGAGTTTAATACATCGTCAACCAAAACAATAGATTTGTTGGCATAATCTTCTTCTTTTATAGAAGTAGAGACACCGGATTGTAAAGGATTTTTTTTATCCATACTAACCTTGCAAATGTTTATTTCAGAAGAAGTAATAGCTCTTAGTACTTTTGCAATCTTTTTAGCGAAATTTAAACCGCCACCTTCTATTCCTGCAATGATGATTTCTTTTTCATCAACATTAGCTTCATAGATCTGGTATGCAATTCTATTAATTTTGTATTGTATTTCTTTGTGTGATAAAATTTGATGTTGCATTCGGTTTAAGTTTTCATATCAAAGATAAAGAAACCCTTCTTTATTCTTCACTATTTTTAGTTTCAGAAGAATCATCAATATAATCTTCAATGTCTCTTCTGTCTTTTTTAGTAGGTCTGCCGGTTCCTTTCTTTCTATAATAATCTTTAGAGAACTTTAGCAGTTCATTATTTTCAAATGCAGAAGCAGGTGTGGTGTCTTTCCTGTAAATATCAACCAGTTTAGCGGCAACTCTGTTTGGAGGAATATCTAGAACCGTCAATTCATAGTTGATCTGATTTTTACGCACAATAATTTTATCCATCGGTAAAACATCCTTTGATGGTTTCGCGGTAGCGCCATTGAGCTTTACATGTCCTTTTTTACAGGACTCTGTTCCAATATTTCTTGTTTTAAAATATCTAATACACCATAGGTATTTATCTATACGCATAAACAGTTATAATTCTTTCTTAATCTTTTCTACAAAAATAGGGGAAAATTGTATCTTGCGACACTTAAAATTAAATGGATGAATATCAAAAGCATATTTTATTTTTTAGCAATTACTTTACTTTTCATTTCTTGTAATAAAGATGATGACGATATTGTAGTTGTTCCTCCAACAGATCTTAGCGAGATAATAGTAGATGACGAAGCAGCGCTTCAAGCGTATTTTTCAAGTCATTTTTACAACTACGAAGATTTTGAAAGCCCAGCGGAAGATTTTGATTATCAAATTGTGTTTGATACCATTTCAGGAGATAATAGTGATAAGATTTCATTATTAAATAGTGACGGTTTTGGCTTTAAAACAATTAAAGTTAAATCTGAAAATGTTGGTATTACAGATGGCGATGAAGAAATAGATCACAAATTATATTACTTAGTAGCTAGAGAAGGTATAGGTGCTGCAACAACTTTTGCCGACTCAACCTATGTGAGGTACCAAGGCGAATTGTTGGACGGAACTATTTTTGATTCTTCAGCAGCTCCAATTTGGTTTAGTTTGCCTTCATTGGTAACAGGCTTTGCGCAAGGTATTACGGAATTTAAAGGTGGTGGGCCAGGTAGTATAAATGAAGATGGTACTGTAAATATTGAGGATTATGGTATTGGTGTTATTTTTATGCCTTCTGCTCTTGCATACTATTCAGCGACGCAAACAAATATTCCGGCATATTCTCCTATACTTTTTAAAATAGATTTATTTGCAGTCAATCAAGCAGATCATGATAATGACGGTATTCCTTCTTATTTAGAGGATGTAGACGGAGATGGTAGATTGAATAATGATAATACAGATGAAGAAGATGAAGCAGATGTATTTACATTTATCCCTAATTATTTAGATGCAGATGATGATGGTGATAATACGCCAACTAGTGAAGAGATAGATATTGTAAATGGGGAAGTAGTTTTTAGAGATACTGATAATGACGGTATTCCAGATCACTTAGATCCAGATACAAAATAAAATAAAATAGATTAAATTAAAAAACCTGAAAGCTACGTGTAGCTTTCAGGTTTTTTTATGCGTTCCTATTTCTTTTGGAGTCTTAGATTTTTAAAGATAAACTCAGAATTAATTGATCTGGTCTAGTATCTATTCTATCTACACTTAATAGGTTATTATTGTTAATAGCAGTTATTTCATTTTCAGAAAAACCGCGTTCGTAACGTAAATCAATACCCAACTTACCAAGATTAACCCCAGCTCCTATATTAAGACCTACAGTGAAATCATTCTTAACATCACCAAAGGTAATGCCATCATAATCTGTATCTAGTATGTACTGTAATGATGGACCTGCAAATACGGTCAAGGGGCCAATAACATTAAAACCGATTAATAGTGGAGCATCTAATTTAGACATGTCCAAACTATTATTCTCATAATCAGATTTTGTTTTGGTATAGACTAATTCTGGTCTAAAGTAAATTTGCTCTCCAAATTTCCCAAAAATACCCACATGGTATCCAACATTGCCATCTGGACTCTTGTATGCATCTTCTGCAGAATCAAAATAATCGCCATTGGCGCCATAGTTTAGCCCTGCTTTAATTCCAAAACCAGGCTCTGTTTGTGCCATTGCAATACCGCCTATTAAGGCCAATACTGCTGTTAAAATTGTTTTTCTCATGTTTTCTATAGTTTAAAAACAAGAATAGTATCAATAATAATACCAATTCAAGTTTGTTCTCATCACCTTCAACGATATGCAAGAGGCTTTATTGTTTTTGAAATTATAAGACCTTGTTAAATTTTTAAATGCTTAATTTTAGTAGATTCTGATTTTACGTTCAATAATTTCAACTTTATTTTTTTCTTAAGTAATATCCTTGTCGAGTTAACTATATTTGCGCTAATTTAATAGACGATTTGAAATTTACACTAAAGCATACCGATCCACATAGTAAAGCTAGAGCAGGAGAAATGATCACTGATCATGGAAAGATTGAAACGCCAATTTTTATGCCTGTAGGTACTGTTGCCTCTGTAAAAGGAGTGCATCAGAAAGAGCTTAAAGAAGAAATAAACCCAGATATCATCCTAGGGAATACCTATCATTTATACTTGCGTCCTAAAACTCAAATTTTAGAAAAAGCAGGTGGACTCCATAAGTTTATGGGCTGGGATAGAAATATTTTAACAGATAGTGGTGGGTATCAAGTGTATTCTTTATCTGCTAATAGAAAAATTAAAGAGGAAGGCGTAAAGTTTAAATCACATATTGATGGTTCGTACCATACCTTCACTCCAGAGAGTGTGA encodes:
- a CDS encoding phosphoribosyltransferase family protein, yielding MQHQILSHKEIQYKINRIAYQIYEANVDEKEIIIAGIEGGGLNFAKKIAKVLRAITSSEINICKVSMDKKNPLQSGVSTSIKEEDYANKSIVLVDDVLNSGTTLIYGVHHFLRVPLKQLKTAVLVNRNHKKYPVKADYKGISLSTSLHEQIQVEFKTNSDKVYLL
- a CDS encoding FKBP-type peptidyl-prolyl cis-trans isomerase, encoding MNIKSIFYFLAITLLFISCNKDDDDIVVVPPTDLSEIIVDDEAALQAYFSSHFYNYEDFESPAEDFDYQIVFDTISGDNSDKISLLNSDGFGFKTIKVKSENVGITDGDEEIDHKLYYLVAREGIGAATTFADSTYVRYQGELLDGTIFDSSAAPIWFSLPSLVTGFAQGITEFKGGGPGSINEDGTVNIEDYGIGVIFMPSALAYYSATQTNIPAYSPILFKIDLFAVNQADHDNDGIPSYLEDVDGDGRLNNDNTDEEDEADVFTFIPNYLDADDDGDNTPTSEEIDIVNGEVVFRDTDNDGIPDHLDPDTK
- a CDS encoding outer membrane beta-barrel protein codes for the protein MRKTILTAVLALIGGIAMAQTEPGFGIKAGLNYGANGDYFDSAEDAYKSPDGNVGYHVGIFGKFGEQIYFRPELVYTKTKSDYENNSLDMSKLDAPLLIGFNVIGPLTVFAGPSLQYILDTDYDGITFGDVKNDFTVGLNIGAGVNLGKLGIDLRYERGFSENEITAINNNNLLSVDRIDTRPDQLILSLSLKI
- a CDS encoding RNA-binding S4 domain-containing protein; amino-acid sequence: MRIDKYLWCIRYFKTRNIGTESCKKGHVKLNGATAKPSKDVLPMDKIIVRKNQINYELTVLDIPPNRVAAKLVDIYRKDTTPASAFENNELLKFSKDYYRKKGTGRPTKKDRRDIEDYIDDSSETKNSEE